The Oncorhynchus kisutch isolate 150728-3 unplaced genomic scaffold, Okis_V2 scaffold1236, whole genome shotgun sequence DNA window ctcattaccacgtgctgttaatgtgctgcctcagatactgcaagcccccccccccacccccccccccacccccccccccccccccccccctccttaacACAGTGCTGTTATGCTGTCGCTGTTATTGTGCTGCCTCAGATACTGCAAGGCCCCTCCCCCCCCCTTACCACGTGCTGTTAATGTGCTGCCTCAGATActgcaaggccccccccccctcattaccacgtgctgttaatgtgctgcctcagatactgcaaggcccccccccccctcattaccacgtgctgttaatgtgctgccacagatactgcaaggccccccccctcattaccacgtgctgttaatgtgctgccacagatactgcaaggcccctcccccccctcattaccacacgtgctgttaatgtgctgcctcagatactgcaaggccccccccccccctcattaccacgtgctgttaatgtgctgcctcagatactgcaaggcccccccccctcattaccacgtgctgttaatgtgctgcctcagatactgcaaggccccccccccccattaccacgtgctgttaatgtgctgcctcagatactgcaaccccccccccccccccctcattaccacgtgctgttaatgtgctgcctcagatactgcaaggccccccccccctcattaccactgctgttaatgtgctgcctcagatactgcaaggcccccccccccctcattaacccacgtgctgttaatgtgctgcctcagatactgcaagccccccccccccccccctcattaccacgtgctgttaatgtgctgcctcagatactgcaaggcccctccccccccacctcctTACCACGTGCTGTTATGTGCTGCCACAGATACTGCAAGggcccccccccctcattaccaCATGCTGTTAATGTGCTGCCTCAAGATACTGCaagcccacccccccccccccccccccacctcctgaCCACGTGCTGTTATTGTGCTGCCTCAGATCACTGcagcccccaccccccctcccttaccacgtgctgttaatgtgctgcctcagatctgcaagcccccccccccccccccccctccttaccacGTGCTGTTAATGTACTTGACATGCCTCTGTACAGTATTCATATGAAGTTCTTCAGGAACTGGATTTAAACCATAACCTGGTCCAAGATCAGTTTGTGCTCTCCCCGTCTCCATTTCTATCATTGTAAAAGCCAAACATGTTTTGGTTTGATGATTCAATAAGTTAGTTGacgagagaggagaacagactggcACCAGGCCAGACCACTAGGATAGTTAGTTTGACGAGAGGAAAACAGACTGGCACCAGGCCGGTCCACTAGGAGTTAGTTGACGAGAGAAACAGGACTGGCACCAGGCCGGACCACTAGGAAGTTAGGTGACgagagaaacagactggcaccaggCCGGACCACTCAGAAGTTAGTTGACAaggagaaacagactggcaccaggCCGGACCACTAGGAAGTTAGTTGACgagagaaacagactggcaccaggCCGGACCACTAGGAAGTTAGTTGACgagagaaacagactggcacccaggcgcGACCCACTAGAAGTTAGTTGACgagagaaacagactggcaccaggCCGGACCACTAGGAAGTTAGTTGACgagagaaacagactggcaccaggCCGGACCACTAGGAAGTTAGTGACGAGAGAAACAGCCTGGCACCAGGCCGGACCACTAGGAAGTTAGTTGACGAGGcgaaacagactggcaccaggCCGGACCACTAGGAAGTTGGTTGACaagagaaacagactggcaccaggCCGGACCACTAGGAAGTTAGTTGACaagagaaacagactggcaccaggCCGGACCATAGGAAGTTAGTTGACAAGAGAAACAGACTGACACCAGGCCGGGCCACTATGTTCTACCTATATAACGTAAAGAATCTGTGTGGTGACTGAGCTCTGTCCCACCTGTCTGGCTGGAGCAGCCTGCTACTTTTAATGATCAAATTAatgcaaccaaccaaccaatcctCCATCCTCCCAGGTGCGAGAGCTTCGTAAGAAGGCGGAGGCCTACAGACAGAGGGCGTGGGGGACCCATTTCTCCCGCCTCCACCTCAACCAGATCCTGTCGGACCAGAACAGCTGTGGGAGGCCTCCACCCCTTCCTCCTCTAACCTCAGCTCTGGGACAGGTTCTGGGGACGGGGAGGAAGACAGGAGTCCTACCCCCCAGGCTCTGGAGCTCGCTAGGTGAGGGAGACCGACCACTGATGCTGAGAGTCCTTTACTGGGGTCTTAATACATCTGACCTATTAAGGTCatgttctgtgtgtgtccctcctcctctccctgtgtgtctgtagggTTGACAGTAGCTCCAGCTCCGTAGTCGgaccccctcccctcacccccgTGTCCAGTAGAAGGAGCTCCACCCGGGGGGCTGGGGACACAGCAGACCCCCTGGTCACCCTAACCCTGGAGCCCTTAACCtacctgttcagaggagactagcctgggaggaggagacaggggctgggggtggaacgggggaggagagagaggaagaggaggacaaggagagaagggatgagagaaaggagagaaaggatgAGTATGTGGTTGTTCATTCCCTCTCCATTTCCTGTTGATTTCTGCTTTCACTGAGTGGCTCTGTTACCTCCACTCTGTTTATATCCATATAGGAGACGGTCAGTTCTGTTACCTCCACTCTGTTTATATCCATATTGGAGACGGTCAGTTCTGTTACCTCCACTCTGTTTATATCCATATTGGAGACGGTCAGTTCTGTTACCTCCACTCTGTTTATATCCATATTGGAGATGATCATCATTTTGTTACTTATTTTAAGAGCTACTATTTTTAGAGACACAGTGtgactctgtcctgtctgtctgcctgcctgcctgcctgcctgtctgcctgtctgtctgcctgcctgtatgtctgcctgtatacctgtatgtctgtctgcctgcctgtctgtctgcctgcctgtctgtctgtctgcctgtctgcctgcctgtatacctgtatgtctgtctgcctgtctgcctgtctgtctgtctgcctgcctgcctgcctgtctgcctgcctgcctgcctgtctgtctgtctgtctgtctgtctgtctgtctgcctgcctgcctgtatgtctgcctgcctgtctgcctgcctgtgttcCAGACTGAGGGTGCTGGACCATCGTTCGTCGTCTGTAGCAGGCTCCCACAGGTCCAGAGAGGGTGGCAGGATGCCCACACCCACACTGCAAAGGATCGCTACTGTTCAGAGAACTCACCACGACCTGACGACTCCAGCCACTGGTAACCTAGCAGATATATGGTTGACATATTGGTTTTATTTTTGTGACAAACTTTTTATTCAAATTTTTCTTTTTGAGAGAGAGGTTACTGGTACAAAAACAATCAAATAAATTATCCAGGGACAGTGTGTGGTCCGGCCCAGTCTGGGTTTGTCTCCAGGGACAGTGTGTGGTCCAGCCCAGTCTGGGTTTGTCTCCAGGGACAATGTGTGGTCCAGCCCAGTCTGGGTTTGTCTCCAGGGACAATGTTTGGTCCGGCCCAGTCTGGGTTTGTCTCCAGGGACAATGTGTGGTCCGGCCCAGTCTGGGTTTGTCTCCAGGGGACAATATGTGGTCCGGCCCAGTCTGGGTTTGTCTCCAGGGGACAATATGTGGTCCGGCCCAGTCTGGGTTTGTCTCCAGGGGACAATATGTGGTCCGGCCCAGTCTGGGTTTGTGTCCAGGGAcaatgtttggccctgtccagtcTGTGTTTGTCTACAGTAGCAGTTTCACCATGACCATAAACTAGGTGATAGTGGAAACAAGCCAACTAACTACTGTGTTGAGGCAGTTTAACCATAAACTAGGTGATAGTGGAAACAAGCCAACTAACTACTGTATTGAGGCAGTTTAACGATAAACTAGGTGATAGTGGAAACAAGCCAACTAACTACTGTATTGAGGCAGTTTAACCATGACCATAAACTAGGTGATAGTGGAAACAAGCCAACGTCAGCCTCATCTTCCCACCTTGCATCCAGCCGACACTTTTTCAAAAACTATTTTTATCTTCACAGTTCAGTTATGGGTCACATCAATAATATACACTAAACTCACTGTTTTCAACATTTTTTTGACAattgaatcatttagcagacactcataTCCAGAGCATCTTATAGACAGTACCATTCGGTTTAGTAGataaacaaccacatatcacagtcaagaTCAAATCATGGTTCATTACTTCTGTTCTGTGCTGAATTGAAAAAGAAAAACTTTATTGATCCCCAGAGGGTAAACGTGATCACCTTGTCTAATGTCTTGTCAGGAGGTGCTATCCTGGTGTCTCCTCCTAAGATGGAGGCTAACGGTTGGGCGAAGAGAAGTGAACCTCCATTGGGTAAAACCCGTTCCCCATTTAAACCCCTCTCTCTGGCCTCGCCACAACGAGCAGCCAGACAGGTAACATTCTACACCACTGGATATTGGAATAGTTGGGTAGAGCTTCTCCTTGGTgagaagatacagtgccttgcgaaagtattcggcccccttgaactttgcgaccttttgacacatttcaggcttcaaacataaagatataaaactgtatttttttgtgaagaatcaacaacaagtgggacacaatcatgaagtggaatgacatttattggatatttcaaacttttttaacaaatcaaaaactgaaaaattgggcgtgcaaaattattcagcccccttaagttaatactttgtagcgccaccttttgctgcgattacagctgtaagagacataccccaagagactatcagttttgcacatcgagagacagaaaaattttcccattcctccttgcaaaactgctcgagctcagtgaggttggatggagagcatttgtgaacagcagttttcagttctttccacagattctcgattggattcaggtctggactttgacttggccattctaacacctggatatgtttatttttgaaccattccattgtagattttgctttatgttttggatcattgtcttgttggaagaaaaatctccgtcccagtctcaggtcttttgcagactccatcaggttttcttccagaatggtcctgtatttggctccatccatcttcccatcaattttaaccatcttccatgtccctgctgaagaaaagcaggcccaaaccatgatgctgccaccaccatgtttgacagtggggatggtgtgttcagggtgatgagctgtgttgcttttacgccaaacataacgttttgcattgttgccaaaaagttaaattttggtttaatctgaccagagcaccttcttccacatgtttggtgtgtctcccaggtggcttgtggcaaactttaaatgacactttttatggatatctttaagaaatggctttcttcttgccactcttccataaaggccagatttgtgcaatatacgactgattgttgtcctatggacagagtctcccacctcagctgtagatctctgcagttcatccagagtgatcatgggcctcttggctgcatctctgatcagtcttctccttgtatgagctgagagtttagagggacggccaggtcttggtagatttgcagtggtctgatactccttccatttcaatattatcgcttgcacagtgctccttgggatgtttaaagcttgggaaatatttttgtatccaaatccggctttaaacttcacaacaacagtatctcggacctgcctggtgtgttccttgttcttcatgatgctctctgcgcttttaacggacctctgagactatcacagtgcaggtgcatttatacagagacttgattacacacaggtggattgtatttatcataattagtcatttaggtcaacattggatcattcagagatcctcactgaacttctggagagagtttgctgcactgaaagtaaaggggctgaataattttgcacgcccaacttttcagtttttgatttgttaaaaaagtttgaaatatccaataaatgtcgttccaaaaaaatacagttttatatctttatgtttgaagcctgaaatgtggcaaaaggttgcaaagttcaagggggccgaatactttcgcaaggcactgtacatcttgTAGTATTTATAGGCTTCTCCTTGGTGAGAAGATTCATCTTGTAGTATTTATAGGCTTCTCCTTGGTGAGAAGATTCATCTTGTAGTATTTATAGGCTTCTCCTTGGTGAGAAGATGCATCTTGTAGTATTTATAGGCTTCTCCTTGGTGAGAAGATGCATCTTGTAGTATTTATAGGCTTCTCCTTGGTGAGAAGATGCATCTTGTAGTATTTATAGGCTTCTCCTTGGTGAGAAGATGCATCTTGTAGTATTTATAGGCTTCTCCTTGGTGAGAAGATGCATCTTGTAGTATTTATAGGCTTCTCCTTGGTGAGAAGATGCATCTTGTAGTATTTATAGGCTTCTCCTTGGTGAGAAGATGCATCTTGTAGTATTTATAGGCTTCTCCTTGGTGAGAAGATGCATCTTGTAGTATTTATAGGCTTCTCCTTGGTGAGAAGATGCATCTTGTAGTATTTATAGGCTTCTCCTTGGTGAGAAGATGCATCTTGTAGTATTTATAGGCTTCTCCTTGGTGAGAAGATGCATCTTGTAGTATTTATAGGCTTCTCCTTGGTGAGAAGATGCATCTTGTAGTATTTATAGGCTTCTCCTTGGTGAGAAGATGCATCTTGTAGTATTTATAGGCTTCTCCTTGGTGAGAAGATGCATCTTGTAGTATTTATAGGCTTCTCCTTGGTGAGAAGATGCATCTTGTAGTATTTATAGGCTTCTCCTTGGTGAGAAGATGCATCTTGTAGTATTTATAGGCTTCTCCTTGGTGAGAAGATGCATCTTGTAGTATTTATAGGCTTCTCCTTGGTGAGAAGATGCATCTTGTAGTATTTATAGGCAGGGTTACTTTAAAAACACGTTGTGATAACTGCTGTGCTGATTTATAAAtcgatttgattgattgatattgtATGTATTTGCTAGTGGTTCGACTAAGATAAGGACATTGTCCCGGGCTGGTTGTAATGCCTATGTCTTGTTAATGCTATCTGTTATAGGTTCCTCTAGTCTGGTTAGTTAGTGAATctgagggcggcagggtagcctagttgttagagcgttggactagtaaccggaaggttgcaagttcaaacccccgagctgacaaggtacaaatctgtcgttctgcccctgaacaaggcagttaacccactgttcctagacatcattgaaaataagaatttgttcttaactgacttgcctggttaaataaaggtcaaataaataaataaaataaaatctgatGTTGTGTCTCGATCAGAATGAGGAGCGGAACCATCCCCAGTCCTCTCCTGCAGCAGGGGTGACTACTGTGGACCCCCTCCCCCTGAGAGAGGACTCCTGGTCGGGGGAGACCTCTCCGGAGAACCCCCCTGATCCTCCACCGGAGGCCAAACCCTCCCGTAAACGCACTACCAGCGGACAACCCGACGCCACCGTCCCTGTTAACCGCATCCAGGGGACGCTCAGAGACCCAGAGTTCCAACATAACGGTAACTGTCCTGAGGACCTCACTGGTAcctagtgtagtagtgtggtactCACTGGTACCTACTGTAGTAGTGTGGTGCTGTCTGTCATAATGGTAACTGTCCTGAGGACCTCCCTGGTACCTACTGTAGTAGTGTGGTACTCACTGGTACCTACTGTAGTAGTGTGGTGCTGTCTGTCATAATGGTAACTGTCCTGAGGACCTCCCTGGTACCTACTGTAGTAGTGTGGTACTGTCTGTCATAATGGTAACTGTCCTGAGGACCTCCCTGGTACCTACTGTAGTAGTGTGGTACTGTCTGTCATAACGGTAACTGTCCTGAGGACCTCACTGGTACCTACTGTAGTAGTGTGGTACtgtagtggtgtggtactgtCTGTCATAATGGTAACTGTCCTGAGGACCTCCCTGGTACCTACTGTAGTAGTGTGGTACTGTCTGTCATAATGGTAACTGTCCTGAGGACCTCactggtacctactgtagttgtGTGGTACTCACTGGTACCTACTGTAGTAGTGTGGTACTATAGTAGTGTGGTACTGTCTGTCATAATGGTAACTGTCCTGAGGACCCCACTGGTACCTACTGTAGTAGTGTGGTACTATAGTAGTGTGGTACTATAGTAGTGTGGTACTGTCTGTCATAATGGTAACTGTCCTGAGGACCTCACTGGTACCTACTGTAGTAGTGTGGTACTGTCTGTCATAATGGTAACTGTCCTGAGGACCTCACTGGTACCTACTGTAGTAGTGTGGTACTGTCTGTCATAATGGTAACTGTCCTGAGGACCTCACTGGTACCTACTGTAGTAGTGTGGTACTGTCTGTCATAATGGTAACTGTCCTGAGGACCTCCCTGGTAcctactgtagtagtgtagtgtggtacTATAGTAGTGTGGTACTATAGTGGTGTGGTACTGTCTGTCT harbors:
- the LOC116365436 gene encoding nuclear protein MDM1, which translates into the protein CNQPTNPPSSQVRELRKKAEAYRQRAWGTHFSRLHLNQILSDQNSCGRPPPLPPLTSALGQVLGTGRKTGVLPPRLWSSLGLTKELHPGGWGHSRPPGHPNPGALNLPVQRRLAWEEETGAGGGTGEEREEEEDKERRDERKERKDELRVLDHRSSSVAGSHRSREGGRMPTPTLQRIATVQRTHHDLTTPATGGAILVSPPKMEANGWAKRSEPPLGKTRSPFKPLSLASPQRAARQNEERNHPQSSPAAGVTTVDPLPLREDSWSGETSPENPPDPPPEAKPSRKRTTSGQPDATVPVNRIQGTLRDPEFQHNGNLGLRTSELLLCPGGGCGTDNEDDRMSQISSRSAASCSMASQVLDRAQRRKDHFWGKR